A genome region from Streptomyces xanthophaeus includes the following:
- a CDS encoding NYN domain-containing protein, translated as MERVDRCVVLVDAGYLLGAAASLLAGEPSRSRITIDHAALIQGLRERAEADTEQPLLRIYWFDGAPDRVPQPEHRRLRVMPRVTVRLGALTRSDGRWAQKGVDAAMHAELTELARNRACSDVVLVTGDGDLLPGLMSAKEHGVAVHLWAVQAADGDYNQSEDLVAEADERRVLDRAWITRAVRAKDLTGLCSPPPAPRPDIAAILSAPLPEAALAEAARNGAAATGEEDRDGVPVPPPATSGGKPVPTPKDLAGALRATGQQNHPQTGPSGAHAPASALRWSSDKGWVDRAGPLGEPAETASLPTLAQLTSAEQRWADREEDITTVGGDPFEVGQVFARRWMERLPETVHLQKLATMYPRIPHRIDGELLRYAARFGLLAHKDDQIDEHDRYAIRAGFWREIDVRAAAEHVAAVPASAPGTAPADLAAPLTPTAE; from the coding sequence CCGCCGCCAGCCTTCTCGCCGGGGAGCCCTCCCGCTCCCGGATCACCATCGACCATGCCGCCCTCATCCAGGGCCTGCGCGAGCGGGCCGAGGCCGACACCGAGCAGCCCCTGCTGCGCATCTACTGGTTCGACGGAGCACCCGACCGGGTGCCCCAGCCCGAACACCGGCGGCTGCGCGTCATGCCCCGCGTCACCGTCCGGCTCGGCGCCCTGACCCGCAGCGACGGCCGCTGGGCGCAGAAGGGCGTCGACGCCGCCATGCACGCCGAGCTCACCGAGCTCGCCCGCAACCGGGCCTGCTCCGACGTGGTCCTCGTCACCGGCGACGGAGACCTGCTGCCCGGCCTGATGTCCGCCAAGGAGCACGGGGTCGCCGTCCACCTGTGGGCCGTCCAGGCCGCCGACGGGGACTACAACCAGTCCGAGGACCTCGTCGCCGAGGCCGACGAACGCCGCGTCCTGGACCGGGCCTGGATCACCCGGGCCGTCCGCGCCAAGGACCTCACCGGACTGTGCTCCCCGCCGCCCGCGCCGCGCCCCGACATCGCCGCCATCCTCTCGGCCCCGCTGCCCGAGGCCGCGCTCGCCGAGGCCGCCCGCAACGGCGCCGCCGCCACCGGGGAGGAAGACCGCGACGGGGTCCCCGTACCGCCGCCCGCCACCTCCGGGGGCAAGCCCGTACCCACGCCCAAGGACCTCGCCGGAGCCCTGCGCGCCACCGGCCAGCAGAACCACCCCCAGACCGGGCCGAGCGGCGCCCACGCCCCCGCCAGCGCCCTGCGCTGGTCCTCCGACAAGGGCTGGGTCGACCGGGCCGGACCGCTGGGCGAGCCCGCCGAGACCGCCTCTCTGCCCACCCTCGCCCAGCTCACCAGCGCAGAACAGCGCTGGGCCGACCGCGAGGAGGACATCACCACCGTCGGCGGCGACCCGTTCGAGGTGGGACAGGTGTTCGCCCGGCGCTGGATGGAACGGCTCCCGGAGACCGTGCACCTGCAGAAGCTGGCCACGATGTACCCGCGGATCCCGCACCGGATCGACGGCGAACTGCTGCGCTACGCGGCCCGGTTCGGGCTGCTCGCACACAAGGACGACCAGATCGACGAGCACGACCGGTACGCCATCCGCGCCGGGTTCTGGCGGGAGATCGACGTCCGCGCCGCCGCCGAACACGTGGCCGCCGTACCGGCCTCCGCGCCCGGAACCGCACCCGCCGACCTCGCGGCCCCGCTGACCCCGACGGCCGAGTAG